In Choloepus didactylus isolate mChoDid1 chromosome 18, mChoDid1.pri, whole genome shotgun sequence, a single genomic region encodes these proteins:
- the EVI2B gene encoding protein EVI2B: MDSKYFILIFFCGHLNDTFFSETEATTTEKQPQTTLLRSKSYTSAISQNTTGNRLGQPTQFNNTSSGQPIPPAEVTAGHAFAYNITSQPTATANTSSQQTAIPGFTSARKLPPSAQTSTRQPLPPSVYISTQQPSLSSHTSSGKSIPPPTVKISARITPGFIPETTSNKKTNSNSIAAILIGVILTSMLVAIIMIVLWKCLRKPVLNDQNWAGRSPFADGETPDICMDNIRENEVPVKRTSIVSLMAWKPSKSTLLADDLEIKLFESRENIEEPNNPKTEKIKDQVNGTSEESADGSTIGTAVSSSDDADLPPPPPLLDLEEQESKQSDKPTMTILSPLQSDSTDLPPSMDYLNQACEDHNSETKQSFLPPPDLVNLTPPPLDFMKNQEDSNNEIQCLEFSIPDSAQDLNESLPPPPAELL; the protein is encoded by the coding sequence atggattccaaatatttcattttaattttcttttgtggaCACCTGAATGATACATTCTTCTCCGAGACAGAAGCAACCACAACAGAGAAGCAGCCACAGACTACCTTACTTAGATCAAAATCATACACTTCGGCTATTTCTCAAAATACAACAGGGAATCGTTTGGGCCAACCAACACAATTCAACAACACTTCTTCTGGACAACCAATACCACCTGCTGAAGTCACTGCTGGACACGCATTTGCCTATAACATCACCAGCCAACCAACAGCAACAGCCAACACCTCCTCCCAACAAACAGCAATACCAGGGTTCACCTCTGCCAGAAAACTACCACCATCTGCCCAAACTTCCACTAGACAACCACTACCACCATCTGTCTACATCTCCACTCAACAACCATCATTATCTTCCCACACCTCTTCTGGAAAATCAATACCACCACCAACTGTCAAAATTTCAGCCAGGATTACACCAGGTTTCATTCCAGAAACTACCAGTAACAAAAAAACTAATTCCAATTCAATAGCTGCCATATTAATTGGTGTAATTCTCACTTCTATGTTGGTAGCTATAATCATGATTGTATTATGGAAATGCTTGAGAAAACCAGTCTTAAATGATCAAAATTGGGCGGGTAGATCTCCATTTGCTGATGGAGAAACCCCTGATATTTGTATGGATAACATCAGAGAAAATGAAGTACCTGTAAAACGTACATCAATTGTCTCACTTATGGCCTGGAAACCAAGCAAAAGCACACTTTTAGCAGATGACTTAGAAATTAAGTTGTTTGAATCAAGGGAAAACATTGAAGAGCCCAATAACCccaagacagagaaaataaaagatcaaGTAAATGGTACATCAGAGGAGAGTGCTGATGGATCAACAATTGGCACCGCTGTTTCTTCTTCAGATGATGCAGATCTGCCTCCGCCACCTCCCCTTCTTGATTTGGAAGAGCAGGAAAGCAAGCAATCTGACAAACCCACAATGACAATTCTATCTCCTCTTCAAAGTGATTCTACTGATCTCCCACCATCTATGGACTATCTCAATCAAGCCTGTGAAGATCATAATTCTGAGACCAAACAGTCATTCCTGCCTCCCCCTGACTTAGTTAACTTGACCCCGCCACCACTAGATTTTATGAAAAATCAGGAAGATTCCAACAATGAGATCCAGTGCCTCGAGTTCTCTATTCCTGACTCTGCTCAAGATCTCAATGAatccctgccacccccacctgCAGAACTGTTATAA